In the Arachis hypogaea cultivar Tifrunner chromosome 20, arahy.Tifrunner.gnm2.J5K5, whole genome shotgun sequence genome, TCTGGGTTTGCAATATTAAGTTGTTTAAATAGAATCATGCATGTATTGACTTGGATATCACTTGGAAGAAAGTCTAATTAAGATACATTGTTTAcaataaattcaataaataatagttttttattttgtttattcaaATTTGTTTCAGACTTTCAGCGCAATTAAAtcgattaaaaatttttttagtgtttttgacAAATTTCTAACAGTAAAAATAAGAAtaccagaaaaataaaaaatatttttattttattttatctaaatataattaataaataaaaattttttttatataagatacaaacataaaattatttttatttttataaaaaaattttaaaaaaatatcattaattttttaaaaaaaaaaaattgacaccCAAACAATTCCCAGGGATATATAAgtaacacaataaaaaaataaaataaaaaatgcagtTGAAAACCCTGGTTCCCGCTCAAGCTCATGGTTGAAGCAACAGACGAAGACGCGGGAAATGGAACCCCTACAAGTCGCCAAGCTAGCAGACCTACACCACTCCCTCCGCCCTTTCACAGCCACCGCCTTTTCCCACTTCCCTTCCACCTCCTCCTCTCCCCCTCCGCCACCTCCCGGTTCTAACCCCCACCGCGTTCTCCCTCTCCGGCGCTTCCCAACCGTCATCATTGGAATCCTATCCCTCCCAAACCACACTGCTCCGTCCTCTTTCCCTTGCTCCTGCTTCCAATTCTCCGATGACTCCGCCTCCGTCTGCTGCGACCTCCTCCAATTCCAACCTTATGCTTTAGGCAAGCAAATCCGCGTCACAGCTTGGAACTTTGTTCCCTTTAAGTGCCATGGAAAGAGCCGTGCGGGCTTCTTGGAGATCATCAAATGGTGTTTTCTTGATCCCAACGAAGAAGCAAACCAAATGGATTCTATTCCGCTTGTGCCGAATCGAAGTTGCGGCAGCTACGGGAACAACTCCAAGGCTCGTTATCGACTCTACGGAGTGGTGGAGTCGGTTGGCCCTGTTTCCGTTGTCCCTTGTGCAATGGTTGCTAGTGTATCCGATTCGGATTTGAATTCGAGTTCTAAAGTGAAAATGTTAGGGTTTGTGGTTCAATTGATGCGTTGTGAGTGCAGGTTATGCGGTTCCAAAGAGTTAATAAGCGATCTAGAGAGTGGGAGTGGTCATTCTTTTACTAAAAAGGAGACAGTGTATTTTTGTGGAGGTGCTTCCCCTTGGCACCCTGCAATGACTAAGCTAATTGGTAACCGAGTTATGGTGTCGCGGctaaagaagaagttggctttCATAACGAAGGAGGACTCTTGGGTTATGTATGTGACCGTGGATGTCTCGGTTCTTCATGTGTGTCGAGTTTCCAAGAAATGGCTACCCTGCTTGAAGAGTGATATGAAGATGAAGGGTGAATGTGGCACGTACACTGGCGTAATCAAAGGTGTCTACATGCAAGGAATGGCTTTGGAGTTGGACCACGATGTTTGGCTTCTTTTAACGGATGAACTGCATACTCTGATGCATGGTTTGAGAGTTGGAGCTGTTGTGAGTGAAGAAAATTTCCTGTTTAGTGAACACTTATCTTGATGTTAAATGATGCCTTTGTTTTTTTATGTGCTTTAAATTGCATCCCTAATTCTTTTTCATTCTGTAGGTATCTGTGAGAAATGTGCATTTTGTGGATCCACAGTTTTCATGGACAAAAATTGTAATTCTTGGAGCCTGCGTCAATACGAGCATCATTGTGGAATCATTCTCCCCATTGGAAACTGCGTATGTACTGCTATCATAATTGATCTTGCTTATGTTTATAGGATTGATAAGAGTGTGTAGTGTGGTGGTTTTGAGACCTCATGTATCGCCAATGAGaaatcttttgtttttgttttgtgcATATTGTCAACCTTCCCTTTATCATTAGGGAGACTGGACCAATGTCAACAACTTGCTCGAACTGAAAAGTCATACACGACCATTATCTGATTTTTGTATGTTTTGCATGAATGTTAATATTAATTTTTCCTTGAGTGTTTCTGTCTTATTTCTTTTTGATAGTTGGCCGTACATATTTTTTGCAGATAAAGTGATAATTCAGTTCAGTGTTGCAGGTGTAATGTAGTTTTGAAATCTCAGAGTATGCTTGGACAGTTCATTCAGTCATTACCATTTTCCGCAAGACTCTGGTATAAAATATTTTGATGTCCTTTAGCATGGTTATAAGCAATAGTCATAAAGAGTGCTGTATATTATTCCTTTATCATTATTGCTGTTGTTGGTTGGCAGGCTATTACTTCTTATCTCAAGCTTACGTAAAATGTTTGCTGGTAGCTTAAGCGACAAGGAGATTTTGGGATCCAAACATGTAATCTTCCTTTTGGTTCAAGgaattcttgatttttttttcctgGAGATTTATATATGTTCCAATTCTGATGAACTATTAGTGCAATGTTTTCTCAGGAAGAAGGGCTTGCTCAGATGTATGCCAGTTCACTGCTTCCTCCATCAGTGTTTCAATCAGAGGTATACTAACAAACTGATGGTTAGAAAACTTAACTGAAACCAAATTTCCTGCATTAATCTGGTTGTAATTTTTTCCTTTGGCAGCATGGTTCTTTCATTGGGATCCGTAAACATGATTTGAACTGCTGTAGTGGAGATCTGCATTGCAATATCCTGAAACtggtattttattttatcttttctgtttttgttaaattttcttatggTAGTTTATCAATTTTGGACAAGATGTGCTCCACAAAATGTGGCCACTATTTGACCCCAAAGGAAAAGGAAtacttaatttttcttattagcgGAAGGTATTTGTTATTGACAATTAGAAATTTGATATTACTGTATCTTTTTTGTTAATACTTTGTTGCAGGTAATACCAGCATCTGTGTTCATCCATCACTGTATAGATACCATAGAGAGAACTCTAAAATCAGAAAACCGCTGTAAATTATTGCCTGCTGGCAACCATTCCAGAGTTTTACCTCATCTAGCAAGATATAGTAGCAGACCAGGGAGGAAGATTATTCCTGGCAAAGATGTAGGCGTTACTTTGCTTGGACATCTAAAGGTTATTATTCAATTTAACTTCAACTTCAATATTTGAAATCAAGCTGCATTTTTGCAGTAGCTGtgttaattctctcttattcaaATTTATATTGCAGTTTAATTTTCTTTAGTCGATTAATGATGAAAACCGCACCTTTGTTTTGACAcagatcttttgattttattggCATTCTGCTGATATTAGGTTTTTCATGATTTTGGTTTGAATATTTAGATTAATCCGTTGACTACCAGACTGCAGCTGGTTGATGCGACTGGTGGCATTGATGTTCTTATTCCAGACCTTCCCTTAATTTGGAATGCTGAAGAAATATACGAGGTCATCAATGCTCGTAACAATTCAAGTTCTCCTCTTCCCTAATTTTTCCCTGTGAATTCTTAAgaattaagatatatatatatatatatatatatattctgtctAATCCCCCCCCCCCTATTGTTGAAGTATTATGtgatttttctattttgggtTCATAGGTGTCAGAGTATGATATTTTTGTGGACGGCATAGGTGAACTTGGGGATAGCTTGGAATTGCTTGAGATTGAGTCATTATCATGCAGAACGATCTTTAATTACGTTCAACCAGCCAGAGAGAGGGAGTTAAGCAGCTCAATTTTTGTTTACTTTCATTGGAGCAATGCAAAATGCCGAAAATTTCCCCATTACCCTTGTagagataagaaaaatgaaagtcTGGTGCCCAAGCCTGGATGCTACCATTTGCTTAGGGTATCTCACAAATTTCCCCTGCAAGGGAAGGTATGTTAACCATATATTTAATAGGAACTTGCAGTCATTAATTGCTTTGCAAGCTATGATTAAATATTCATTGTGAAGTAGCATAGGATTATTAGTTGTTTTATCATAGAATGTGCAAGTTGACTTTACTTGCTTTTGTAAGTTTAAATTGTCAGTTCCTTTGTTTTTCGGATTTTAAATCCTTTGACTACTGTTTTCTCATAGCTGTTCTCTATAAATGAATCTATGATTATAAGCTACACCTAATAGGTCTTGTAAGAGTCTATTAGGTGCCTTTGAATATTATTTATTGGTCTGAACTATCAAATTTGGAGCCCTTCGACTTAAACTAATTTTGTTTGAGTTGGGTTGCTTACTCTGGTGATAAAGTATTTCCGGCACTGTTTTTTCCCATCCACAGGAGACTCAAAAACCATAATTTTCTTAAGGAAAACAGATGCTGAACCACTTGAGCCACGCTCCTCTCCTCACTTCAATGTTCCGTAAACTTTGTTACTGTTTTGTATTAAAAAAGAGttgtgtttttttctttcttcttccatgtAGCTTTACCCATTTGAAATTGTTTTATTGTTATATAGTTGTGTTTATTTCACCTAGTGagacaagactttgttgttgttgttgttgtagtatAGTTTGCGaatgttatgtttttttttattatataatacatATAATTGAACAATTTTGCACTACTTGTTGTTGCAGTATTCTAATATCATGAAATCAGACAAGTCAAATACTTTTGTTGAAGCGAAAGTTTTGCCATTTGATTTGTTGCTTTCTGAGAAGAGAGAAATTTTGCATTCATATAATGTTTCAAGGGATAAGACCAAGGAAGTCTCCGATTATTTAATTAATGGTAATAATGAGGAGCAAGTATGGTCCAATAAGAGGCAGAAACTTGATAAGGAATCAGCATGTGCATCGAAGGATGACTTTTTCACTTCCATTAATGAGCTGAGAGCTTGTTCCAATTTGTTGAATATATCAAAAGAGAACAAAagaagttttgatttgagttctgATGACATATCGTGTCTAGCCAATTTTAGAAGGCTACAACATGAGAATGTGATTTGTACTGCTGTTGTGCGCTCTAAATCATCTACAAAGAGTTTTGACTCGAAATCAAATGCAAGGAAAGTTTTGCTAGAGTTCTCATTAGATAGATTTTTCACGTATCAGGTATTTTATGTACTCTTTTGAATGTGTTTATATAGCCCCTCTTTTTATCTATTGATAATTTGATATGATAATATAAGACCGGATATACTGTTTGCAATGCTATtaataaatatgtattttttaacaTGTTCTATAGTTTATCTTTTATTGTATATGATATTCCTACAATTTACATTAAATATTATTTGATGCtaaatatatttattagaatatatatttatataacttttttatttcttaacacttatttttcttttaatataacaTAACAAAATCAAAGTGCAAAAGAGACCGCTTACATTAAATTTGCAATGTATTGTATTAGTTTATTATCATGTATAAGATTATCTGTGAATGCGACAAGGAAAGAAGGCATTAACTAATTCTGTATAGCACTTCCCTTTGCTATGTGAACCGGTGTATTGATTCCCTTTTTATACTGCATTTCAGTCATTGAAGATTGGTGATTGTTACATCATAGAGCATTGTACAAAAGACTGCTTTTGCAATATGAAAGATGCTGGCTTTGGTAGCCGTGCTAAATTTCGTGTTGGTTCTGGGACACTAATCTTCAGCATTTCATTCATATCTGGAAAAGATTCTGTTTCTCCTAGCGCTGATGGGATTTTGACTAAAGAGCAAATTGAAGGATTTTTGCTAAGATCCAATGTTGATTCACCAGATGTCTCTTCAGATGTTTGTCTGTATCTCCCTGTCAACCTCACAGATCTCCTGGATGTTAACATTATCGAATCAGAGTACAGTGAAATGCATAAATATGCAGTATCAGAAGAGAGTGCTAATGTTTCTGTGGGCCCTGGGATTGTAGCAGGAAGGACTAATCTTTGTTGTGGTTCTCAAAATTCAAACTTCATGTTTCCCGAGGGAAATTTGATTTCTCTTGAGGGTGATGTGGTTGACATTCATGATATTGGCTCTAGTT is a window encoding:
- the LOC112785080 gene encoding CST complex subunit CTC1 isoform X1; translation: MEPLQVAKLADLHHSLRPFTATAFSHFPSTSSSPPPPPPGSNPHRVLPLRRFPTVIIGILSLPNHTAPSSFPCSCFQFSDDSASVCCDLLQFQPYALGKQIRVTAWNFVPFKCHGKSRAGFLEIIKWCFLDPNEEANQMDSIPLVPNRSCGSYGNNSKARYRLYGVVESVGPVSVVPCAMVASVSDSDLNSSSKVKMLGFVVQLMRCECRLCGSKELISDLESGSGHSFTKKETVYFCGGASPWHPAMTKLIGNRVMVSRLKKKLAFITKEDSWVMYVTVDVSVLHVCRVSKKWLPCLKSDMKMKGECGTYTGVIKGVYMQGMALELDHDVWLLLTDELHTLMHGLRVGAVVSVRNVHFVDPQFSWTKIVILGACVNTSIIVESFSPLETACNVVLKSQSMLGQFIQSLPFSARLWLLLLISSLRKMFAGSLSDKEILGSKHEEGLAQMYASSLLPPSVFQSEHGSFIGIRKHDLNCCSGDLHCNILKLVIPASVFIHHCIDTIERTLKSENRCKLLPAGNHSRVLPHLARYSSRPGRKIIPGKDVGVTLLGHLKINPLTTRLQLVDATGGIDVLIPDLPLIWNAEEIYEVSEYDIFVDGIGELGDSLELLEIESLSCRTIFNYVQPARERELSSSIFVYFHWSNAKCRKFPHYPCRDKKNESLVPKPGCYHLLRVSHKFPLQGKYSNIMKSDKSNTFVEAKVLPFDLLLSEKREILHSYNVSRDKTKEVSDYLINGNNEEQVWSNKRQKLDKESACASKDDFFTSINELRACSNLLNISKENKRSFDLSSDDISCLANFRRLQHENVICTAVVRSKSSTKSFDSKSNARKVLLEFSLDRFFTYQSLKIGDCYIIEHCTKDCFCNMKDAGFGSRAKFRVGSGTLIFSISFISGKDSVSPSADGILTKEQIEGFLLRSNVDSPDVSSDVCLYLPVNLTDLLDVNIIESEYSEMHKYAVSEESANVSVGPGIVAGRTNLCCGSQNSNFMFPEGNLISLEGDVVDIHDIGSSLSNACSSAASLDSLQLKGLIQNRKSLCIHVLVHKHMVKIFGSISKHAYPIGFGPGVTATFHRILDARSENKFMLLPVSFIVIKSIKVHDKQCTDWSFNLSLLKDAYNPSPDSVSCLISQLHQCSSNKQIMLRCRVVAVFILVLERNTTAFDIPLAGFLLDDGSSSCCCWANAERAAALLRLHEEPTTSCNLGRILKNYQKITVKNQGLFIESPFQDLAVSVTSGNAVYQYDENTLKFMIFNACAGRVWNVVASLMDAEEVRQLDNEYLTETTNLRSLRNIWANEVSCPRMLAEAKNMLQELRRSSCS
- the LOC112785080 gene encoding CST complex subunit CTC1 isoform X2, yielding MDKNCNSWSLRQYEHHCGIILPIGNCCCRCNVVLKSQSMLGQFIQSLPFSARLWLLLLISSLRKMFAGSLSDKEILGSKHEEGLAQMYASSLLPPSVFQSEHGSFIGIRKHDLNCCSGDLHCNILKLVIPASVFIHHCIDTIERTLKSENRCKLLPAGNHSRVLPHLARYSSRPGRKIIPGKDVGVTLLGHLKINPLTTRLQLVDATGGIDVLIPDLPLIWNAEEIYEVSEYDIFVDGIGELGDSLELLEIESLSCRTIFNYVQPARERELSSSIFVYFHWSNAKCRKFPHYPCRDKKNESLVPKPGCYHLLRVSHKFPLQGKYSNIMKSDKSNTFVEAKVLPFDLLLSEKREILHSYNVSRDKTKEVSDYLINGNNEEQVWSNKRQKLDKESACASKDDFFTSINELRACSNLLNISKENKRSFDLSSDDISCLANFRRLQHENVICTAVVRSKSSTKSFDSKSNARKVLLEFSLDRFFTYQSLKIGDCYIIEHCTKDCFCNMKDAGFGSRAKFRVGSGTLIFSISFISGKDSVSPSADGILTKEQIEGFLLRSNVDSPDVSSDVCLYLPVNLTDLLDVNIIESEYSEMHKYAVSEESANVSVGPGIVAGRTNLCCGSQNSNFMFPEGNLISLEGDVVDIHDIGSSLSNACSSAASLDSLQLKGLIQNRKSLCIHVLVHKHMVKIFGSISKHAYPIGFGPGVTATFHRILDARSENKFMLLPVSFIVIKSIKVHDKQCTDWSFNLSLLKDAYNPSPDSVSCLISQLHQCSSNKQIMLRCRVVAVFILVLERNTTAFDIPLAGFLLDDGSSSCCCWANAERAAALLRLHEEPTTSCNLGRILKNYQKITVKNQGLFIESPFQDLAVSVTSGNAVYQYDENTLKFMIFNACAGRVWNVVASLMDAEEVRQLDNEYLTETTNLRSLRNIWANEVSCPRMLAEAKNMLQELRRSSCS